From Haliotis asinina isolate JCU_RB_2024 chromosome 8, JCU_Hal_asi_v2, whole genome shotgun sequence, a single genomic window includes:
- the LOC137295437 gene encoding uncharacterized protein: MKWANVYQYIRSPFVFYTDSPDTAEAFRKMRAGYEHITKILLVDRKSLWAFNYVERIKAIYSIPGYPKHHPNTVLPEYSCAQHAKYATVEETVEKNYFNTTYFAWIDLGYFRYIVGRKKEFVIVKPKDFNESRIAMTQVFDVSMGVKVEAIFKENQVWLGGGMFFGSKYTLPTFIADYRHAVERYLNMSLSNTDQQVIYSMNTINEKPHVRRRVPVQTYSAQFCWFYLGFSCYRELS; the protein is encoded by the coding sequence ATGAAGTGGGCGAACGTGTACCAATATATTAGAAGCCCTTTTGTGTTTTATACAGATTCACCGGACACTGCTGAAGCATTCAGAAAGATGAGAGCGGGATATGAACACATCACAAAGATTTTATTGGTGGACAGAAAATCATTGTGGGCCTTTAATTATGTAGAACGGATAAAAGCAATATATTCAATCCCGGGTTATCCGAAGCACCACCCTAACACAGTTTTACCGGAGTAttcatgtgcccagcatgctaAATATGCAACTGTTGAAGAAACCGTAGAGAAAAATTACTTCAACACAACTTATTTTGCCTGGATAGATTTGGGGTATTTTAGATACATCGTTGGACGGAAGAAGGAGTTTGTGATAGTAAAACCAAAGGATTTCAACGAATCTCGAATCGCAATGACCCAAGTGTTCGATGTGAGTATGGGCGTGAAAGTGGAAGCTATATTCAAGGAAAATCAGGTGTGGCTGGGAGGAGGGATGTTTTTCGGGTCTAAATACACTCTCCCGACATTCATAGCCGACTATCGACACGCAGTTGAACGTTACCTGAATATGTCTCTTAGTAACACTGATCAACAAGTTATTTACTCGATGAACACCATCAACGAAAAGCCTCATGTGAGACGACGGGTACCCGTACAGACATATTCAGCCCAATTTTGCTGGTTCTATTTGGGATTTTCATGCTATAGAGAATTGTCCTGA